The genomic stretch GACACTGAAGGTGGTGGCCATCAGCGTCACGCTGGTCGCCACGATCGCTGTCGTACCCGTCGCCGCCACGGCACAGCCCGGCGCGTCCGCCGGGAAACTGGACCGCGTCGAGTTGCGTGCCGCGCTCGCCGCCGTGCCCGAAGCCGGCGTCCCCGGCGTGCTGGCCGCCGTACGCGACGGCCGGCGCGACTGGCGTGACGCCGCAGGCCAGGCGTTCCTGACCAGGCCGCGACCGATGCAACCACAGATGCGGCACCGCATCGGCAGCATCACCAAGACGTTCGTCGCCACCACCGTGCTGCAACTCGTCGACGAGGGTCGGCTGGGTCTGGACGACCCGATCGGGCAGCGGCTGCCCGAGATCGTGCCGGGTGAGCTCGGCGACCAGGTCACCGTCCGGATGCTGCTGAACCACACCAGCGGTATCGGCAACTACACCAACGCGATGATCGACTCGTACGCGGCGATCAACCGGATGCAGGTCACCACGTACGCTCCCGCCGACCTGGTCGCCATGGGTCTGGCCCTGCCACCGACCAACGCCCCCGGCGCCGAGTTCAGCTACTCGAACACCAACTACATCCTGGCCGGACTGTTGGTCGAAGCGGTCACCGGCAACAGCACGGCGGCGGAGGTGCAGCGGCGGATCCTGCGGCCGCTGAAGTTGACCGGCACGTCCTTCCCGGGCACCGATCCGACGATCCGTGGCCCGCACGGTGGCGCGTACTTCGCCCCCTTCGGCGTTCGCGACCTGAGCGAGTTCAACATGAGCTGGGGAGGTGCGGCAGGTGAGATGATCTCCACCACGGCGGACCTGAACACGTTCTTCCGGGCGCTGCTCCGTGGTGACCTGCTCCGCCCGGCCACACTCGACCAGATGCTCACCCGAGTGCCGATGGTGCCGGAGCTGCCGGAGGCGGGCGGCTACGGTCTGGGCATCTATGCGCTGCCCACCCCGTGCGGCGAGTTCTGGGGCCACGACGGCGCGGTCATCGGTCACCTGACGTACTCGCTGCACAGCCGGAACGGCGCCCGCCAGGTGTCGTCCGGAATCAACCTGAGCCACTACCAGATCGGGCTGCCCGATCCGCATCCGATCGACATCGCCTGGCAGACCTTCCTGCTCACCGCGATGTGCCCGGCCAGCGAGATGAACAGCCGTTCATCGGAGGCCACGCCGCAGCTGCCCAGCGTGACCCGGATGCCGGGCAACGACGCGGTGGTGGCGGTGCCCTGACCCGTCCGGGCGTTCGGACGCTTCGCGTGTTGCAGTGTGGATCATCGCCACGTACGTTTGCTGCCTTCTCTTTGTAGTTGCAATTTCATGGCAACAAAATGGGAGGGCGATGTCTTTCGTGGTCAGAGGGCTGGACGGAGCCGGGCTACGGCAGCTGGCCGCGCACCTTCATCCGATCTACCGGGAGTGCTTCGCGGCACCGCCGTGGAACGAACCGGCCGAGAAGATCGCGGACTTTCCGGTCCGGCTCGCACGGCACACAGCCCATCCCGGGGCGTACGGCTGGGTCGCCGAGCAGGACGGTGAGATCCTGGGCGCCGTCTACGGGTGGCCGGCGCCGGCAGCGCTGCCTGCGGCGAACGCGTTCGACATCGCGATACGGGAAGCAGCGCCGCCAGATGTGGCGGCGCTGCTGGTGGCACCGGCGATGGTGGTGGCAGAACTGATGGTCCTACCCACACATCAAGGACGCGGGGTCGGTCGGGAACTGCTGGCGCGTCAGGTCGGCGACCATCCTGCCTGGTTGGCCACCCACCCGGAAGCGGCGGCGGTGCGGCTCTATGAACGCGCGGGCTGGAAACGCCGGTTCTCATATCAGGTGGAGGATCGGCCGTTGACCCTGTTCACCCGGGCGGCGGCTCCGACGGGCCGCTGAGGGCGACGAGGTCTTCGTACCCCTGAAGTACTACGTGGTCGACGTACGGCCCGCAGTCACTGACTTGTCAGGTACCCGACTCGGTCCGCTCAAGGTGGGGTAGCAGCGCCGTGACGTCCTGGTGCCAGCCACGGAGTTCCGCGACCGTGGGCGCGAGTTCGTAGGTGTGGTGGTGCATCGCGCGGGACAGTCCGTGCCAGGCGGTACGCGCCCGCGAGGCCGTCTCGGCGTCCGTGAAGGCGGGCAGGACAAGAAGTTGGTGATGCATGGGACGGCGAGCGACCGACGAGGCGACCCGGGTCCAGTGGTCCCGCAGCCCCTGTTCGAGCGCGAGGCGGGTCAGGCAGGCGGATCCGCGTTGCCAGCAGCGACGCATGCTGCCGGGCGGATGGCGCAGCAGCTCACCGGCGGAGTGCAGGTAGGTATGTGGGTTCATCGCGGGTTCAGCCTCTCCACGATGGTCCGCGCGTCGGAGACGAGCCCGGCGAGGTCGCCGCAGTCCCCGCCGTGTGCGCCACGGTTGACGGATGCGACCACGCGTGGGGCGGCGCGGTCCAGCCGTCGCAACGAATCATTCAGCTCCTCGCCGGCTCGCCGCCGATCGGACAGCAGGGCCAGCGCCAGGGTGGGTCCCCGTCCGCTTCGTCGATCTCGGCCTCGGTCTCCACGATGGGCCGTCCGGCCCGGAAGTCCCGAGTACGGATCCGCTCGTGGCAGGCGTACTCGATGGCGTCGCGGATGAGGTTGCAGGCGACCGGGCGGCGAACCTCGTCGGCCAGCTCGTCATCTCGGGCGATGGTCATCGCGTCGGCGAGGTAGCGCCGGGCGGGGTCGCCGTGTTTGTCGCCGGTCACGGTGACCTGGGAATGTGCCAGGCGGCTGACCCTGCGTTCCGCAGCTCAGCGTCGATATAGTCGGCGTCGCGGTGTGAAGGTGCAGTTCAGGGCGTTGCGGCCTGGCGGGAACGGCGAAAACGCCTAGTGACACGCCTGCCTGTGGATAACTTTGTTGAGCTGCTGATCTGTTGCTGGTCTCATAGTCGGTGTACGGTCGTGCCTCGTGTACGTGAAAGCGTCGACCCGCAAGACCCGCGACGGGCAGACGATCCGCTACCTGCAACTGGCTCACAACGAGTGGGACCCGGCCGCGAAGGCGTCCAAGACCCGGGTGTTGTACTCGTTCGGCCGCGAAGACCAGCTCGACGTGGCCGGTATCCGCCGCTTGGTCGACGCGTTGTCGCGGTTGCTCGCCCCGGCCGACGCCCTGGCCGCGGCCGCGCCGGCCGGCCTGTCGTTTGTGGAGTCCCGTTCGCTGGGCGGGGCGTGGCTGCTCGACGGGTTGTGGCGCCGGCTGCGCATCGACACCGTCCTGCGGCCGCTGGTCGGCTCGTCCCGCCGGGAGGTCGACGTCGAACGGGTGCTGTTCGCGCTGGTCGCCAACCGGGCCCTGGCCCCGTCGAGCAAGCTGGCCGCCGCCGACTGGGTCTGCCAGGACGTGTACCTGCCCGACCTGCCGCACGTCACCGACGACACCTGCTACCGGGCGATGGACCAGTTGATCGAGGTCGAGCCCGCGTTGACCCGCGGGGTCTACGACCAGATCGCCGACCTGCTCAACCTTGAGGTCGACCTGTTGTTCTTCGACACCACCAGCACCTACTTCGAACTCGATGAGGCCGACGAACCGCTGTGGCGTGACCAGCAGGGCCGGGTCGTGGCCGAGGACGATCCGGCGGCGGTCAAGCAGGCAGGGTTCCGCACCCATGGCAAGAGCAAGGACTCCCGCGACGACCTGCCCCAGGTCGTGGTCGGGATGGCCGTCACCCGCACCGGCATTCCCGTGCGGGTGTGGTGCTGGCCCGGCAACACCAGCGACTCCGCCCTGATCCGGCAGGTCAAGACCGACATGCGCGAGTGGAGCCTGGCTCGCGTCGTCTGGGTCGCCGACCGCGGCTTCGCCTCCGCCGAGAACCGCCGCTTCCTGCAACAGGGCGGCGGGCACTACATCCTGGGTGAGAAGCTGCGTGCCGGCACCAGCGAAGCCGACGCTGCGCTCGCCCGGCAGGGCCGCTACGCCACCGTCGCGGAGAACCTGCAGGTCAAGGAAGTCAACATCGACACCGACGACCGGTTCGTCATCTGCTACAACCCCGAGGCCGCCGACCGGGACGCCGCTGTCCGCCAACGGCTGATCGCCCAGCTCACGGACCTGATCGACGACACCGACCGGCTGCCGGCCACCAAACGCGCCGAGCTACGCGGCGTGATCTCCACCAAGCCCGGCCTGAACCGGTTCCTGCGCGTCACCCCCAAGGGCCTGCTGCGCCTCGACCAGGCCAAGGTCAAGGCCGAACAGCGCCTGGACGGCAAGTACCTGCTGCGCTGCTCCGACCCGACACTGTCGGCCGAGGACATCGCCCTGGGCTACAAGCAGCTCCTCGAAGTCGAACGCGGCTGGCGCGACATGAAGACCACCCTCGACCTGCGCCCGGTGTTCCACCGCCGCGAGGACCGCATCCGCGCTCACATCCTGCTCTGCTGGCTGGCCCTGCTGCTGATCCGGGTCGCCGAGACCGAGACCGGCCGCACCTGGACCGCGATCCGCACCGAGATCGACCGGCTGCACCTGGGCGTGTTCACCGGCCCCGCCGGCACGTTCGCCCAGCGCACCGAGCTGTCCCAACCCCAGAAGGCCCTGCTCACCAAGCTGAAGATCGCCGAGCCGCCCCGGATCTTCGACGCCACACCCGCAACCGCCTGACCTGCGACAACACAGCCGCCTAGTGACACGCCCCGTCACCGGGCCCACCGCTGTTTGCCCAGCTCACAGCCCAGATCCGCCGCCTATATCGACGCCGAGCTGCGGAACGCAGGCTGACGATGCGGACCCGAGCGTCGAGTTGCAGGTGCCGCACCGCGGCCGGGAGGCGATCGTCGTGGGTGAAGACGACGATCTGCCGGTGCTGCGCCACCTGGTGGAGGACCTTGGCCAGGCCGTACACCTTGGTCGGGTCCATGGACTGCACCGGATCGTCGATGACGAGGAACCGGAACGGGCTGTCGGGCATCATGGCGCGGGGCAGGAAGAGTGCCAGGGCCAGCGAGTGCAACTCGCCCTGGCTCATCACCCCGAGGGCGGAGCAGGGTACGCCGTCCACGTCGACCGGCAGGTCCACCCGTCGGGTCGGACCGGTGCCGAGGAGCTTGATCACTCCGAGATCGACGTTGCTCTCCTGGCGGAGGGTGTTCCAGATCCCGGTCGCCTCGGCGGCCACCGGCGCGAGCTTGTCGTTGCGGATCTTCCCGCCGACCTTCTGCAGCCAGGTGACCGCCGCTCGCAGCGCCGCGAACGACTGAGCGGCCTGTCGGCTGCTCTGCTCGGTACGGGTCCAGGCCCGGATCCGGTCGGCGAGCGGCTGCCACTCGGCCCGCCGACGCTCCAGCTCCTGCCGTGCGGCGGCCTGGACCGGCTGCAGGGCGTTGACGAGGGCGTCGAACGTCGCGGACGCGGTCGCGGCGATCTTGTGCGGGTCGGACGACCCGATCAGGTCGTCCCAGTGCTGCCACGCCACGCGGGCGTCGCCGGTGTCCACCCCGTCGGCGCCCAGGTCGAGGGTGAGCACGGGCGGCAGCGTGGGCACCAGACTCCGCAGCGAGCGACGCGACTCCCGCCCGATCCGGTGGGCCTCGTCGAGACGCTCGGCCCGCTGGGTGAGCTGGTGCAGCTGCGCCTGTGCCTGCTCGGCCCACGCCTCGTCCAGGGTGCGACCCCCGCACACCGGACAGGGCTGGCCAGGGTGGCTGTGGTGGTGACGCAGGGCGTCGCCGAGCAGCGCGGCCAGCGCCCGTGCCTGCTCCACCGGCGTACCGGCCAGGTCGTCGATCTGCTGTAGCGCGCCCTGGAGCCGCTCGACCTCGTGTACCAGTGCGTCGCGTCGGGGCAGTTCGAGGACGTCGAGCTGGCGCAGCGGCACCGTGGTGGTGTCGACGCCGGGCTCGTCGGCGGTGGCCAACGCGCCCAGCTCGTCCAGGTCGACGCTCTGGCGACCGAGGGCCTGCTCGGCCTGACGGGCGCGCGGGTCCGGGTGGGAGGCGAGCGCGGCGCGCAGTTCCGGTAGCGCAGCGGCGGCGAGCTTGCGTCGACCGTCCGTCTCCCGACGCGCGGTCTTGAGCAGCGCCTCGATCTCGACGAGCCGGTCGAGGCCGAGGATGCGGTGGAGCGAGTCGTGCATCTCGCTGGGTCGGCCGCTGAGCAGGCCGCCGAGCTCGGCGGTAGCCGAGACGCACTCGACCCGCTCACTGAAAGCAACGTTAGCACACAACACCGTGAAAGCAGTGTCAAACTGTTTACAGGCATCCGGATGTGTAGAGTGCTCCCTGAGCAGGATGCTTCAAGTGACAGGACGCCGATGCCTCGACACGCCCAGGTGACCGCCGCCGAGATCTCCCGGCTGGCCGGAGTCACCCGTGCCACCGTCAGCAACTGGCGTCGGCGTCATCCGGACTTCCCGGCCCCCATCGGTGGCACCGAATCGAGCCCGGCCTACGACCTGGACGCGGTGCAGATCTGGCTCGCCGCGCGAGGTCAGCTCCCCGCCGCCGCACCCGCCGACGACCTCCGCACCGCGCTCCGGGCCGCCGGGGCGCCAGCCGCCACGGTCCGACTGCTCCCGCTGGTGCTGGCGGCCGCCCGGATGGACGACGACGACCTGAGGCAACTGGTCGACCTGACCGACCGGCGGCTGCCCAACCGGGCGCAGCACCTGGTCCAGCCGCATCTCGACGAGGTCCCCGGACTCACCGACCTGACGTACCACCCGGACGAGGCACCGCTGCTGCGCGCGCTGCTGCGCTGCGTCGCCGACGAGGGAGCACTTCGGACGGCCGACGTGCTCGCGGAAGGCGACCCCGACGGCACCAGCGCCAGCGGCCGGTACGACACGCCCGCGCCGGTGGCCGCACTGATGGCCGACCTGCTCGGCGAGCCCGGCAAGGCGTACCCGGGGGCCGTCTTCGACCCGGCCTGCGGCACCGGTGGCCTGCTGGTCGCCGCCGCGAAACGGGGCGCGCAGCGGCTGTACGGTCAGGATGTCGTGCCCGCTCAGGCAGCGCAGGCAGCGACCCGCCTCGCCCTGCACACGCTCGGAGGCACGGCCCAGGTCAGCGTCAAGGCCGGCGACAGCATCCGCGCCGACGCGTTCGGCGCCCTGACGGCGGAGGCGGTGCTCTGCGCCCCGCCCTACGGTGACCGCGAGTGGGGCCACGAGGAGCTGGCCTACGACTCACGGTGGATGTTCGGCCTGCCGCCGAAGATCGAGTCGGAGCTCGCCTGGCTCCAGCACTGCCTCGCGCACCTGGCGGACGGTGGGCGTGCCGTACTCCTCATGCCTCCGGCCGTCGCCGAACGCGCCTCCGGCCGACGGCTCAGGGCCGAGATGCTCCGCAGCGGCGCGGTGCGCGCCGTCATCGCCCTCCCGCCCGGCGTCGCGCCGCCCCTGCACGTCGGGCTACACCTGTGGATCCTCGAACGCCCACCGGCCACCTCGCCGCTGCACATCCTGGTCGTCGACACCGCCACACCGGAACCCGGCCGGTCCGGCCGTTCGCCGGGCAGGCGTGCCCAGCCGGACTGGGCCGAGCTGTGCGAGAGCGTGGTGACGGCGTGGCACGACTTCGACCGGCATCCGGACACCTTCGATGCCGTCCCCGGCATCGCCCAGACCGTGGCCGTCATCGACCTGCTCGACGAGACGGTCGACCTGACGCCCGCCCGGCACGTCCGGGCCACCCCGGTGCCGTCGATGCCCGACGAACTCGCCGCGATGAGCGACGAGCTGCGCTCCCGCCTGCGGCGGGCCGCCACCGGGCTGATCACTCTCGGCGGCGCGCAGCCGTGGCCACCCGTCGGCAGCGCTCCCCTGACCTGGCGTACGGCCAGCGTCGCCGACCTGCTGCGCGGCGGCGCGCTGGAGCTGCTGCGGGCACCAGCCGGGTCGCCCGACGACATCCAGATCCGCCCGGGCGACGTCATCCTGCCCGAACACCCGCACGACGGCACCGGCGGCGCGCGGGTGGCCGACGCCCGCGACGCCGGCACCCGCCTCGGTCGTCACCTGCACCTGCTGCGGCCCGACCCGGAGCGCCTCGACCCGTGGTTCCTGGCCGGCTTCCTGGCCGCCGAGGAGAACGTGAACTCCGCGTCGACTGGCACCAGCGTGGTACGCCTCGACCCCCGCCGCCTGCGGGTGCCGCTACTACCCCCGGCCGAGCAGCAGCGGTACGGACGCGCGTTCCGCCACCTGCACGCCCTGCGTACCGCAGCCGAGATCGCCCACCGCCTCGCCGACGAGACGGCCCGTACCCTGGCGGCCGGACTCACCGACGGCGCGCTGCACCCGCCCGACGGCGACCGCACGACATCCTGATACCGACCCGTCTCCCCCGGCCCCGGCACGGCTCCCCGGAAGGAATGCGTTGAACAGCAGCAAGCACACCGAACTGGCGAACCACGCCTGGTCGGTCGCCGATCTCCTGCGCGGCGACTACAAGCAGTCCGACTACGGCAAGGTGATCCTGCCGTTCACCGTGCTGCGCCGCCTGGAGTGCGTCCTGGAGCCGACCCGCCAGAAGGTGCGCGACACACACGAGAAGTTCGGCGGCCAGGACATCGACGTGGCCCGCTTCCTGCGTCGTGCCGCCGGCCACAGCTTCTACAACACCAGCGGCTACACCCTGAAGTCGATCGCCAACGACTCCAGCCAGGCCGCCAAGCACCTGCTCGCCTACATCGGGGCGTTCTCCGAGAACGCGCAGGAGGTGCTGCACCGTTACGAGTTCCCGCAGCAGATCCGCCGGCTCGACGGCGCGAACCTGCTCTATCAGGTGGTCGGCCGCTTCGCGGACCTGGACCTGCGGCCGGTGGAGCTGGACGAGCACGGCCAGGTGGTCACGGACGAACGCGGGCAGCCCCGGGTCGTCGTCTCCAACCACCAGATGGGGTACGTCTTCGAGGAGCTGATCCGACGCTTCGCCGAACAGTCCAACGAGACCGCCGGTGAGCACTTCACCCCGCGCGAGGTCATCGAGCTGATGGTGAACCTCCTGGTCACTCCGGACGACGACGCGCTGGGCGTGCCCGGTGTCGTGCGTAAGGTGATGGATCCGGCCTGCGGCACCGGCGGCATGCTGAGCGCGGCCGAGGAGCACATCACCGCGCTGAACCCGTTGGCGACCGTGCTGGTCTTCGGGCAGGAGTTGAATCCGGAGTCCTGGGCGATCTGCCGCTCCGACATGATGATCAAGGGTCAGGACCCGGAGAACATCAAGTTCGGCAACTCGTTCAGCGACGACGGCCACCGGGGCGAGACCTTCGACTACCTGCTGGCCAACCCGCCCTTCGGGGTGGAGTGGAAAAAGGTCAAGGACGACATCGAGCAGGAGTACGAGACGCTCGGCGACAGCGGCCGCTTCGGTGCCGGCCTGCCCCGCATCAACGACGGGTCGCTGCTGTTCCTCCAGCACATGATTTCAAAAATGAAACCGGTCACCGCCGACGGCAACGGCGGCAGCCGGGTCGCCATCGTCTTCAACGGCTCGCCGCTGTTCACCGGCGCCGCCGAGTCCGGCGAGTCACGCATCCGCCAGTGGATCCTGGAGAACGACTGGCTGGAGGGCATCGTCGCGCTGCCCGACCAACTCTTCTACAACACCGGCATCTCCACGTACTTCTGGATCCTCACCAACCGCAAGTTCCCCGACCACCGGGGCAAGGTGGTCCTGCTCGACGCCCGCGACCGCTTCGCCAAGATGCGCAAGTCCCTCGGCGACAAGCGCAAGTACCTGACCGCCGACCAGATCGCCGAGATCACCGACCTCTACACCGAGGCGCTGCACGTCGCCGACGACCCCGAGCACCCGCTGCACCAGAAGGTGAAGGTCTTCGCCAACGAGGACTTCGGCTACCGCCGGATCACCGTCGAACGCCCCCTCAAGCTCCGCTTCGAGGTCACCGACGACACCCTGACCCAGGTACGCGACGCGAAGCCTCTCCAACGCGCCCTGGATGTCGACCTGTTCGAGACCGCGTTGAAGCCGCTGGTCGGCCGCTCGTGGCAGACCAAGCGGGCCGCGTGGGACGCGATCCGCTCGGCGATGGCCGAAGGCGGGGTCCTCTGGCCGACCGGCACCCCCTTCCAGAAGGCACTGCGCGAGCTGGTCGGCGTCCGCGATCCCGACGGTGAGGTCCAGCTCGTCAAGGGCGATCCCGAGCCCGACTCGGAACTCCGCGACTACGAGAACGTGCCGCTGCACGAGGACGTGGAGGAGTACCTGCGCCGCGAGGTCCTCCCCCACGTCCCCGACGCCTGGATCGACCACACCAAAACCAAGATCGGGTACGAGATCCCCTTCACCCGCCACTTCTACGTCTACAAGCCACCGAGGCCGCTCGCCGAGATCGACGCCGAGTTGAGGGCGCTCGAAGCCGAAATCCAGGCACTACTGGGCGAGGTGACGAAGTGACGCCGGGAGACCGCACCGTGAAACTTCGCTACCTACTCAAGCCACGAGAAGAGACAGGCCAGCCCCACTTGGAAGTGCTCTCGGTGTATCGAGATCATGGAGTGGTGCCGAAGTCATCCCGCGACGACAATTTCAACAAGACGCCGGCAGATCTTTCCCGATATCAAGTAGTCAGCCCCGGCGACTTGGTAATCAACAAGATGAAGGCATGGCAAGGCTCCCTTGCCATTTCTCGTTTCGGCGGAATCGTTAGCCCCGACTATCTCGTCTGCCGAACAGATCCAGGAGTTCACACACCCTACCTTCACTACCTCCTGCGCAGCAGCCAGATGATCGGCGAGTTCAAGGCCCGATCGAAAGGAATTCGCCCAGCGCAGTGGCGCTTATACTGGGAAGACTTGGCCGACATCTCCATTAAGACACCGAGCCTTGACGAGCAGCGACGCATCGCCAAATTCCTCGACGCCGAAACTGCCCGCATCGACCGGCTTGACGCGGCCATACGACAGCAGGTAACGGCGCTATCAGAACGGCGACTGAGGACACTAGACAGCGTGTGGACAGCGAACTCAGCCGCGTTAATGATGCGGCTCGGATACGGGACTCAACTCGTAACGAGCGGTTCGCGTGGCTGGGCGGATTTCGTGGGAGACTCCGGGACACTCTTTTTCCGAAGTGCAAACCTCCGCCGGGACAGCCTTCAGCCAAACCTGGCCTCACTCGCCCACGTAAAGCCGCCACCTGCCGTCGAAGCAGAGGTGTCTCGGTCGCGGATCAGGCAAGGTGACGTACTGGTGGGAATTACTGGCGCGAACACCGGATGGGTAGCACTTGCCGACCATTCGATCGAGGGTGGAAATGTAAGTCAGCACGTCTGCCTGGTCCGCCCATCCAGAGGAGAAATCGACGGGCGGTGGCTTGCCTACCTGATTGCGTCACCGACTGTTCAGACGCAGCTACTGGGCAGTCAGTACGGTGGAACCAAGACGCAACTATCCCTGCCCGACGTCCGTGACATCCGCATCCCTATCATAACAATTGCAAGACAACGCGAAGCAGCTAATCGGGTTGACGAAATGCTGCGGACGATGGACAGGCAACGTGAACTTCGGAAACAACAGCTTGCTGTGTTGGCCGAACGTCGCCAGGCGTTGATCACAGCGGCGGTTACGGGGCAGATTGATGTTGCCACCGCGAACGCGCGCAGTGTTGCGGAAGGTGTTTCGTCATGACGATCGACCAACCCTCGTGCATACCGTCGCCGTTTGCGGCGAGAGGCGTTGAAGTGTCATGACCAGCAAGGCAGCTGACCAGCCAGTTCCGTTCATCCGCCGGGTTCGGATTGAGAACTACAAGTCGATCGGGCACTGCGATGTGACCCTCGGCCCGTTCAGTGTTCTTCTCGGGCTGAACGCCGCCGGTAAGTCAAACTTCCTCGATGCACTACGTTTCGTCCGCGATGCGGTGACCTATGGCGTCAGCCGCTCCGTTGAGACACGCGGCGGCCTGCATGAACTACTACGTCGCACGCCCGAGCCGACCGACCACGCCACCATCGCCCTAGAGTTGAGCGTTCCTTCGCCGAACCCTGGCGATGCTCTCTGGCATGCCTGTTATGAGTTGACCATCAGCCACCCAGACGCCAGAGAGCACGGCGTGAACGTCCATGTGAGGCGAGAGAAGTGCGTGATCGGCCCGCCTGACGGTCCGCCGCAGGCCCGGTTCGTGGTCCGTGACATGGAAGTCGAAGACTCGGTCGAAACCCGCACGCGGCGGCTGACCCGCGGCCCCTATTTGGGCCTGGCCCGTCTCAGTGAGCCATACGCTCAGCTAGGTGACGCGTTGAGCCACATGTTCTTCTATGAGCCCGACCTGAGAGTGTTGCGCGATGCTCGCCCGAACACCCGGGCCGGTGTGCTCGGTGAGGACGGCAGTGATGTCGGCAGTGTGCTGGCTCAACTGGGCACGTGGGAGCGAGACCGGACCTCCGCGTACGCTGCCGCGATTGTGCCGCACCTGACCTCGATCGGGCCGACCTCGCCCGACGAGAACTACGTGGCAGCCCAGATGACCACCGCGACCGGCTCCGACGACACCGAGCAGCGGTTCCGGGCCGAGTCGATGTCCGAGGGAACCATCCGGGCGGTCGGCCTGCTCACCGCGCTCTTCCAGCCACCCGCACGGGACGGCCAAATCCCGCTCGTAGCCCTGGAGGAACCGGAACTCGCCCTGCACCCGATGGCCGCAGGCGTGGTCTTCGACGCACTGACCGAGGCAAGCACGTGGACGCAGGTCATCGCGACCAGCCAGAGCGCCGAACTCTTCGACCGCAAGGA from Micromonospora craniellae encodes the following:
- a CDS encoding serine hydrolase domain-containing protein yields the protein MAISVTLVATIAVVPVAATAQPGASAGKLDRVELRAALAAVPEAGVPGVLAAVRDGRRDWRDAAGQAFLTRPRPMQPQMRHRIGSITKTFVATTVLQLVDEGRLGLDDPIGQRLPEIVPGELGDQVTVRMLLNHTSGIGNYTNAMIDSYAAINRMQVTTYAPADLVAMGLALPPTNAPGAEFSYSNTNYILAGLLVEAVTGNSTAAEVQRRILRPLKLTGTSFPGTDPTIRGPHGGAYFAPFGVRDLSEFNMSWGGAAGEMISTTADLNTFFRALLRGDLLRPATLDQMLTRVPMVPELPEAGGYGLGIYALPTPCGEFWGHDGAVIGHLTYSLHSRNGARQVSSGINLSHYQIGLPDPHPIDIAWQTFLLTAMCPASEMNSRSSEATPQLPSVTRMPGNDAVVAVP
- a CDS encoding GNAT family N-acetyltransferase, with amino-acid sequence MSFVVRGLDGAGLRQLAAHLHPIYRECFAAPPWNEPAEKIADFPVRLARHTAHPGAYGWVAEQDGEILGAVYGWPAPAALPAANAFDIAIREAAPPDVAALLVAPAMVVAELMVLPTHQGRGVGRELLARQVGDHPAWLATHPEAAAVRLYERAGWKRRFSYQVEDRPLTLFTRAAAPTGR
- a CDS encoding IS1634 family transposase, which encodes MYVKASTRKTRDGQTIRYLQLAHNEWDPAAKASKTRVLYSFGREDQLDVAGIRRLVDALSRLLAPADALAAAAPAGLSFVESRSLGGAWLLDGLWRRLRIDTVLRPLVGSSRREVDVERVLFALVANRALAPSSKLAAADWVCQDVYLPDLPHVTDDTCYRAMDQLIEVEPALTRGVYDQIADLLNLEVDLLFFDTTSTYFELDEADEPLWRDQQGRVVAEDDPAAVKQAGFRTHGKSKDSRDDLPQVVVGMAVTRTGIPVRVWCWPGNTSDSALIRQVKTDMREWSLARVVWVADRGFASAENRRFLQQGGGHYILGEKLRAGTSEADAALARQGRYATVAENLQVKEVNIDTDDRFVICYNPEAADRDAAVRQRLIAQLTDLIDDTDRLPATKRAELRGVISTKPGLNRFLRVTPKGLLRLDQAKVKAEQRLDGKYLLRCSDPTLSAEDIALGYKQLLEVERGWRDMKTTLDLRPVFHRREDRIRAHILLCWLALLLIRVAETETGRTWTAIRTEIDRLHLGVFTGPAGTFAQRTELSQPQKALLTKLKIAEPPRIFDATPATA
- a CDS encoding N-6 DNA methylase, with the translated sequence MPRHAQVTAAEISRLAGVTRATVSNWRRRHPDFPAPIGGTESSPAYDLDAVQIWLAARGQLPAAAPADDLRTALRAAGAPAATVRLLPLVLAAARMDDDDLRQLVDLTDRRLPNRAQHLVQPHLDEVPGLTDLTYHPDEAPLLRALLRCVADEGALRTADVLAEGDPDGTSASGRYDTPAPVAALMADLLGEPGKAYPGAVFDPACGTGGLLVAAAKRGAQRLYGQDVVPAQAAQAATRLALHTLGGTAQVSVKAGDSIRADAFGALTAEAVLCAPPYGDREWGHEELAYDSRWMFGLPPKIESELAWLQHCLAHLADGGRAVLLMPPAVAERASGRRLRAEMLRSGAVRAVIALPPGVAPPLHVGLHLWILERPPATSPLHILVVDTATPEPGRSGRSPGRRAQPDWAELCESVVTAWHDFDRHPDTFDAVPGIAQTVAVIDLLDETVDLTPARHVRATPVPSMPDELAAMSDELRSRLRRAATGLITLGGAQPWPPVGSAPLTWRTASVADLLRGGALELLRAPAGSPDDIQIRPGDVILPEHPHDGTGGARVADARDAGTRLGRHLHLLRPDPERLDPWFLAGFLAAEENVNSASTGTSVVRLDPRRLRVPLLPPAEQQRYGRAFRHLHALRTAAEIAHRLADETARTLAAGLTDGALHPPDGDRTTS
- a CDS encoding type I restriction-modification system subunit M, with amino-acid sequence MNSSKHTELANHAWSVADLLRGDYKQSDYGKVILPFTVLRRLECVLEPTRQKVRDTHEKFGGQDIDVARFLRRAAGHSFYNTSGYTLKSIANDSSQAAKHLLAYIGAFSENAQEVLHRYEFPQQIRRLDGANLLYQVVGRFADLDLRPVELDEHGQVVTDERGQPRVVVSNHQMGYVFEELIRRFAEQSNETAGEHFTPREVIELMVNLLVTPDDDALGVPGVVRKVMDPACGTGGMLSAAEEHITALNPLATVLVFGQELNPESWAICRSDMMIKGQDPENIKFGNSFSDDGHRGETFDYLLANPPFGVEWKKVKDDIEQEYETLGDSGRFGAGLPRINDGSLLFLQHMISKMKPVTADGNGGSRVAIVFNGSPLFTGAAESGESRIRQWILENDWLEGIVALPDQLFYNTGISTYFWILTNRKFPDHRGKVVLLDARDRFAKMRKSLGDKRKYLTADQIAEITDLYTEALHVADDPEHPLHQKVKVFANEDFGYRRITVERPLKLRFEVTDDTLTQVRDAKPLQRALDVDLFETALKPLVGRSWQTKRAAWDAIRSAMAEGGVLWPTGTPFQKALRELVGVRDPDGEVQLVKGDPEPDSELRDYENVPLHEDVEEYLRREVLPHVPDAWIDHTKTKIGYEIPFTRHFYVYKPPRPLAEIDAELRALEAEIQALLGEVTK
- a CDS encoding restriction endonuclease subunit S domain-containing protein, translated to MTPGDRTVKLRYLLKPREETGQPHLEVLSVYRDHGVVPKSSRDDNFNKTPADLSRYQVVSPGDLVINKMKAWQGSLAISRFGGIVSPDYLVCRTDPGVHTPYLHYLLRSSQMIGEFKARSKGIRPAQWRLYWEDLADISIKTPSLDEQRRIAKFLDAETARIDRLDAAIRQQVTALSERRLRTLDSVWTANSAALMMRLGYGTQLVTSGSRGWADFVGDSGTLFFRSANLRRDSLQPNLASLAHVKPPPAVEAEVSRSRIRQGDVLVGITGANTGWVALADHSIEGGNVSQHVCLVRPSRGEIDGRWLAYLIASPTVQTQLLGSQYGGTKTQLSLPDVRDIRIPIITIARQREAANRVDEMLRTMDRQRELRKQQLAVLAERRQALITAAVTGQIDVATANARSVAEGVSS